One region of Halomicrobium sp. LC1Hm genomic DNA includes:
- a CDS encoding Zn-ribbon containing protein produces the protein MPHQCTNCDRTFDDGSKEMLSGCPNCGGNKFQFKPAGEESVDTAAEPPDPPEPSGGSSVAQTVGKTAATVKDLMGSATSEPEAQSTPSGGTDADRFDDPDTTARPAPEDTAQASARTDVVSVDELPSEPSGDGDHHFQPVQTDEGSSVTPETADGADSASTDRVSADDSETEQAADARADRPGLEELREELNDQFESIKVLEPGQYELNLMELYDREEYIVALQEDGRYSIQVPENFRD, from the coding sequence ATGCCACACCAGTGTACGAACTGCGACCGCACGTTCGACGACGGCTCCAAGGAGATGCTGTCGGGCTGTCCGAACTGTGGGGGCAACAAGTTCCAGTTCAAACCCGCCGGTGAGGAGTCAGTCGACACCGCGGCGGAACCGCCCGATCCACCGGAACCGTCCGGCGGATCCTCGGTGGCACAGACCGTCGGCAAGACTGCCGCGACGGTCAAAGACCTGATGGGCAGCGCCACCTCCGAGCCAGAAGCACAGTCGACTCCCAGCGGGGGGACCGACGCGGACCGGTTCGACGATCCCGACACCACTGCCCGGCCCGCTCCCGAGGATACCGCCCAGGCCAGCGCCAGAACCGATGTCGTCTCCGTTGACGAACTCCCATCCGAACCCTCCGGCGACGGTGACCACCACTTCCAGCCCGTCCAGACGGACGAAGGGTCGTCCGTTACTCCGGAGACGGCGGACGGTGCCGACTCGGCTTCGACCGATCGTGTCTCGGCCGACGACAGCGAGACCGAGCAGGCAGCCGACGCCCGTGCTGATCGTCCGGGGCTCGAAGAACTACGCGAGGAACTCAACGACCAGTTCGAGAGCATCAAAGTGCTCGAACCCGGCCAGTACGAACTCAACCTGATGGAACTGTACGACCGCGAGGAGTACATCGTCGCGCTGCAGGAGGACGGCCGCTACAGCATCCAGGTCCCCGAGAACTTCCGGGACTGA